One window of Lytechinus variegatus isolate NC3 chromosome 2, Lvar_3.0, whole genome shotgun sequence genomic DNA carries:
- the LOC121407431 gene encoding probable xyloglucan galactosyltransferase GT15 gives MRRWFRRRRSTVVAVLFTVFATVILLARVHDVDDLQDETDEHRDILVRQKQRHGDYGRKRLQALPDDLLLSQDNQEDTPPVIFRADKIPQKPSFLVYVYDLPSKFNTNLTKCVQYGDPCFKFDYYGMGPELRSTDKMSYRETYGHSLEVVFHEKLKASYHRTFDPNEADAFYIPFYANLACLCRTYSRLDVSKLHDELWKFLNNALPYFNNGNTLRPHFMALGRMEREHWGSNCPLLRDEARTSAITFIGIEQEPSEKTRRYFHRDGKEMIIAPFPSYGHFDSKDTSALVSRVRKRQQINVFPLDVRETERDVFMLLAASSRKGHDVRSILKRRMKATSDRYSQYASLASLKDMQAVWFNTPECHQDIHLPIIDWMRHSVFCLQPPGYSNIRKSFFDSIMSGCIPVTFRSKRSHVIYPFERTLDYRRFTVNIPIDEVLSGKTNVTNILKGITKWKIAELQTELAEVAPKLQYSYPPIRGPDYDAFAMIIEEMNRIAE, from the exons ATGCGGCGCTGGTTTCGACGTCGACGCAGTACGGTGGTGGCAGTATTATTTACGGTGTTCGCTACCGTGATCCTCTTAGCTCGTGTACACGATGTCGATGACCTCCAAGACGAGACGGATGAGCACCGGGATATACTGGTCCGGCAGAAGCAGAGACATGGCGATTATGGACG AAAACGATTGCAAGCTCTTCCTGATGATCTTCTTCTATCCCAAGACAACCAGGAAGACACTCCACCAGTCATCTTCAGAGCGGATAAAATTCCTCAAAAACCTTCTTTCTTGGTCTATGTCTACGACCTTCCATCGAAGTTCAACACCAATCTGACAAAGTGCGTACAGTATGGCGATCCCTGCTTCAAATTCGACTATTACGGAATGGGTCCGGAGCTTCGATCGACAGATAAAATGAGTTACAGAGAGACATATGGCCACTCATTGGAAGTGGTCTTCCACGAAAAACTGAAGGCAAGCTATCATAGGACGTTTGATCCAAACGAAGCAGACGCTTTTTATATACCCTTCTATGCTAACCTTGCTTGTTTGTGTAGGACGTACAGTCGGTTAGATGTGTCAAAGCTTCATGATGAACTTTGGAAATTCTTAAACAACGCATTGccatatttcaataatgggaACACGCTAAGACCTCACTTTATGGCTCTAGGTCGGATGGAGCGGGAGCACTGGGGTAGCAATTGCCCGTTGCTACGCGACGAGGCGAGGACCTCTGCCATCACTTTCATTGGTATTGAGCAGGAGCCGAGCGAAAAGACTCGCCGGTACTTCCATCGAGATGGCAAAGAGATGATCATTGCTCCGTTTCCGAGCTATGGGCATTTTGATTCAAAAGACACTTCCGCTCTGGTGTCTAGGGTCAGAAAGCGGCAGCAGATCAATGTCTTCCCGCTAGACGTTCGCGAAACAGAACGCGATGTGTTTATGCTTCTCGCTGCGAGTAGCAGGAAGGGCCATGATGTACGAAGTATCCTCAAACGTAGGATGAAGGCCACGTCTGATCGTTACTCACAGTATGCTTCGCTTGCATCTCTGAAAGATATGCAAGCAGTCTGGTTCAATACGCCAGAATGCCATCAGGACATCCACTTACCAATCATTGACTGGATGCGACATTCTGTATTCTGTCTTCAGCCACCGGGCTACTCAAACATTCGCAAGTCTTTCTTTGATTCAATCATGAGTGGCTGTATTCCAGTTACTTTTCGATCTAAACGAAGCCATGTCATTTACCCGTTTGAAAGGACGCTGGACTATCGCCGTTTCACTGTAAATATCCCGATAGACGAAGTCTTATCGGGAAAGACAAATGTTACCAATATTTTGAAAGGTATCACCAAGTGGAAAATTGCCGAACTTCAGACTGAACTCGCCGAAGTGGCGCCTAAATTACAGTATTCCTACCCACCAATACGGGGCCCCGACTATGATGCCTTTGCCATGATCATAGAGGAAATGAACAGAATTGCCGAGTAA